The DNA region CAAACCACTTACGCTGTCGGCAACTTCGGCCGCCCGGCCCAGTAGTCGCATTCACCTCAGAAGAGACCCCCGTCACTCCTTCCCCCTTCGTGATCAGCCGCCACGCTATACGACCACACACAACGATCGCAATGAACACAGCGTCATCTTCCGACCGCCCCGGGGGACGGAGCGTAACGGTCACCCGGTGCAGGCGGGCCGTAAAGGATCGGCCGACCGCAGAAGATCTGATCCGGTGGTGAAATCGTGAATCCACGACCTCCCTTTCGGCACCCTTTCGACCCCCGGGGACGTTTCAAAGTCGCAGCGATCAGGTAGGCGGCCTGCCCAGGGAATCTCCGGCAGGGCCGGCGGAGGTTTGCGGGGGGTGCAGGAGACGTGGCCGGAGGCCCGCGGCGCACCGGCGGCGCCGCGGCCGCCGGGGAGGCCGGGTCCGCGAGCCGGGCGGGCGGCCCGTGGTCCAAGGAGGCGGTGCGCGTCCCCGGCTTCCGGCCGGCCTCGATCCGCCGCACGCGTCCACCCGGGGATCCGCGCCGGAGCCCGACGAGGCCCCACCCGACCCGGCGGCGTCCCGGCAGCCCCGGGGACCGGCCCCGAGGACCGGCCCCGAGGACCGGCCCCGGTGCGACGGTGCCACCGCGCCGCGGCCGGTCCCCTCTCCACCTGCCGAGGGCAGGGGCACCTGCCCAATCGGGCAGTGTCGGCGTGCACCGCGCGATCCCCGAAAGCATCCCGTTGACACCAAAGTTGGTCTAGTCCACCGTGGGTGTCGCGAGGCCATCCACATGAGTTCGGCGGAGCCCCCGCGACCCGGGCACCGACACCGACCGGTGCTCACCGATGCCCTCGACTCGACTACTTCACAGCGGCTTCGAGTGATCCGTGCGGCGTGGCCGTGCCTGGCCCCCGGCCGGTCCGGCCGAAGGCCAGGGGGCCGACGATCGATTGGAGGGACGCCGCATGCGCAGGAGCCGCCCGGCCCTGCCGGTCGTCCGGGCCCGTCCCGCCACCACCACGGCCCTTGGCAGGGGAACCGCGGCCGCGGCGGGGAGCACCGGCGCGGAGGCGCGTCCCCCGGTCCGGCCCGCCTCGCACGGCAGTGCCTCCGCCGACCGCCCCGGGACCGTCGGCCGGATCCTCCCCGCAGCGAACGTCCCCCTGCCGCCGCCCGCACTCCACGGCCGCTCCGGCCCCGGCGGCACCGAGGAGTCCTCGGCCGGCCGGGCGGCGGGGGCCCGCACCACCCCCGCCGGCCCCCACCGTGGATCTCCGACACCACGAGCGCTCCGGTCCGCGGCGGCGCGACGGACCGGTCGGAGCCGCCCGCCAGGACACCCTCCTGCACTCGACCGGCCACTGCTGTAACGAATCTGACGATCAGACGGAGAACCCCACACCATGCAACGAGTCTGCCTCGCCCTGCCCACCATGCGTTCCTGCCCCGGCACCATCGTGGACCTCGCCGAGGAGGCGGCCTACGCCGTCGAGAACTTCGGGGTCGAGGTGCACATCCTCATCCTCGACAGCACCGACCGGACCGACGCCCCCGGATTCGCGAAGAACGCGGACGCCGTGGCCTCGCTGGCCCCCGCTCCGGGCGTGTTCGTGCACCACCTCGGCGAGGCGCAGCAGCGGGTGTTCCTGCGCCGGGCGGCCGAGCGGTCCGGCGCCCCCGACCCCGAGCTGCTGCTCGACCTGATGCTCCCGCAGGACGTCGCGTACGGTTCCTGCGTCAACCGGGTCTTCCTGGGCGCGGCCGCCCTGCACTGCACCTCGGCGCACCTGCGCAACGACGACGCCGACTTCCAGGTCCTCGGCGGGCAGAAGGTCTTCCCGATCCACCACGAGCTGCTCTCGATCGGCAAGCCGGCCGGCGAGGCGGTGGCCGGTGTGACCCGCTCGGAGCTCGACCCGGCCGACGCGGACAAGCCGGTGATGCTGGTCAGCGGCTCCTTCACCGGTGAACTCAACGTGGACATCGGCGAGATCCGCGAGCTGGACCCGGACGTCTACCGCGACGTGGTGCGCCTGTGGACCCCGCCGGTGTGGCCGGACGAGGACCGGGACGCGATGGTGGACGTCTCCTTCAAGGGCACCGGCACCGAGCCGTTCACCGCCGACGACTCCGTCCTCGGCGTGCCCGACATCTGGGACGTCTTCATGTGCAACGTCGCCCTGGACCACCGGGCCTACGAGGTGCTGCCGCTGCTGCCCTCGCTCAGGACCCTCGGCTGCGACTACGTCCTGCTGCACGCCCTGGTGCACTCCCGGATGCCCGGCGTCGTCCACAACCGCCACATCGTCAACTACTACACGCCCGAGCGCCGCACCGGCGACGGCTTCGTCTCCTACCAGATGGGGTTCGTCAAGCTCCTGCTCTCGATGCTGTACCTCTACCCGGTCTACGGCGGGATGATCGACCTCGGCCGCGGGCTGCTGGACGAACGGCACGGGCTGAAGATCGAGCCGATCATCGAGCTGGCGCGGGCGAGCGTCGACTGGGACCGGGCCGGGAACGAGCACTGCCTGGACGTCCTGGACCGCTCCTACCGCAAGCTGGGCGGCAAGTACGCCGACCTCGCGGACGCGGTGGCCGGGCGGCGGGAGCAGCTCCTGGACGAGGCCCGGGAGGACGCCGAGCGCTGGGTGGTGCTGATGGAGGCCTGGGCGGGCATGGCGGCCGCGGCCCGCGCCGAGGGCCTGCACCCCGTCGTGGACGGGGCGGCCGGGTGAGCGACGAGTTCCTCATCCGGCAGCTGACCGACGGCGACTGGGACGCCGTGGTCGCGCTGGAGCACGACGCCTACGCGGCCGACGGCCTGTCGGAGGGCCGGGAGGCCCTGCAGTCCCGCGCCCTCGGCTCGCCGGAGACCTGCTTCGTGCTGGAGCAGGACGGCACGGTCCGCGGCTACCTGCTGAGCCTGCCGTACCCGCCGCTGCGCTGCCCGGACCTCGCCCGGGCCGAGGACGCCGCGTTCGAGTCGGACAACCTGCACGTGCACGACCTGGTGATCGCCGAGGACCTGCGCGGCCGGAAGGTCGCGCTGGAGTTCATGCGGTACTTCCGGGCGCGGGCCGAGGAGATGGGCTTCGAGCGGATCTCGATGGTCGCGGTGCGCGGGGCGGACATCCTGCTGCGGATCATCGGCTACCGCTCGCACCGGGAGGTGGCCGTCCCCGCGTCCTACGGGCGGCGCGCGGTCTACATGTCGATGCCGGTGCACTGACCTGCGGGTGCACCACCACTCCTCCGGCCCTCCGGGCTCCGGTGACCGGCAGTCCCCGAAGGGGGGCTCCCTGCGATGAGCAGTGCCTCATCGCAGGGAGCCCCCCTTCGGGGTACCGGCGTCAGGCGCGGGGAGCCCCCCTTCGGGGAACCGGCGTCAGGCGCCGAGCTCGGTGGTCAGCCAGTCGTGCACGGCGACGGCGCACTCCTCCGAGAACTCCTCCAGCATGCTGAAGTGGTGGCCCGGGACGGTCGACGCCTCGTGCTCCAGCGGCCAGGACGAGCGCCACTCCTCGGTCTCACCGGCCTCGGACGACGGGTGCCGCAGCGGGTCCTGCGCCCTCACCAGCAGCGTCGGAACCGGCACGGCCTCCGGGTGCCACTCGGCGAACACGTCGAAGTACCCGCCCATCGCGCTGAACCGGGTGTCGTCGATGCTTCCGAAGACGTCGCCGCGGTCGAGCATGGTGTCGATGAACCCGTACTGGATCGAGGCCGGCGGCGGGCTGTCCGGGGCGTAGGTGTCGAGCAGC from Kitasatospora sp. NBC_00458 includes:
- a CDS encoding DUF6271 family protein, which encodes MQRVCLALPTMRSCPGTIVDLAEEAAYAVENFGVEVHILILDSTDRTDAPGFAKNADAVASLAPAPGVFVHHLGEAQQRVFLRRAAERSGAPDPELLLDLMLPQDVAYGSCVNRVFLGAAALHCTSAHLRNDDADFQVLGGQKVFPIHHELLSIGKPAGEAVAGVTRSELDPADADKPVMLVSGSFTGELNVDIGEIRELDPDVYRDVVRLWTPPVWPDEDRDAMVDVSFKGTGTEPFTADDSVLGVPDIWDVFMCNVALDHRAYEVLPLLPSLRTLGCDYVLLHALVHSRMPGVVHNRHIVNYYTPERRTGDGFVSYQMGFVKLLLSMLYLYPVYGGMIDLGRGLLDERHGLKIEPIIELARASVDWDRAGNEHCLDVLDRSYRKLGGKYADLADAVAGRREQLLDEAREDAERWVVLMEAWAGMAAAARAEGLHPVVDGAAG
- a CDS encoding GNAT family N-acetyltransferase; translated protein: MSDEFLIRQLTDGDWDAVVALEHDAYAADGLSEGREALQSRALGSPETCFVLEQDGTVRGYLLSLPYPPLRCPDLARAEDAAFESDNLHVHDLVIAEDLRGRKVALEFMRYFRARAEEMGFERISMVAVRGADILLRIIGYRSHREVAVPASYGRRAVYMSMPVH